One genomic segment of Panicum virgatum strain AP13 chromosome 2N, P.virgatum_v5, whole genome shotgun sequence includes these proteins:
- the LOC120658605 gene encoding MADS-box transcription factor 18-like — protein MGRGPVQLRRIENKINRQVTFSKRRNGLLKKAHEISVLCDAEVALIVFSTKGRLYEYSSHESMEGILERYQRYSFEERAVLDPSIADQANWGDEYGRLKAKLDALQKSQRQLLGEQLDSLTIKELQQLEQQLDSSVKHIRSRKNQLMFYSISELQKKEKSLTDQNGVLQKLMEAEKEKNNALMNAHLREQQNGASTSLPSPPLSTVPDSLPTLNIGPCQPRGGTVGESEPEPSPAQVNSGKLPPWMLRSVSNR, from the exons ATGGGGCGCGGGCCGGTGCAGCTGCGGCGGATCGAGAACAAGATTAACCGCCAGGTGACCTTCTCCAAGCGCCGGAACGGGCTGCTGAAGAAGGCGCACGAGATCTCCGTGCTCTGCGACGCCGAGGTCGCGCTTATCGTCTTCTCCACCAAGGGGAGGCTCTACGAGTACTCCAGCCATGAAAG CATGGAAGGCATCCTTGAGCGTTACCAACGATACTCGTTTGAAGAAAGAGCAGTACTTGATCCAAGTATTGCAGACCAG GCAAACTGGGGAGATGAATATGGCAGGTTAAAAGCCAAACTTGATGCGCTACAGAAGAGTCAGAG GCAATTGTTAGGAGAACAACTGGATTCACTGACCATTAAAGAACTCCAGCAACTGGAGCAACAACTGGACAGCTCTGTGAAGCATATAAGATCAAGAAAG AATCAGCTCATGTTTTATTCAATTTCTGAGCTTCAGAAAAAG GAGAAATCTCTTACAGATCAAAATGGTGTCCTGCAAAAG CTCATGGAGGCagagaaagagaaaaacaaTGCATTAATGAATGCACACCTCCGGGAGCAGCAAAACGGAGCTTCAACAAGCTTGCCATCACCGCCGCTATCAACAGTTCCGGATTCCTTGCCAACTCTAAATATTGG GCCGTGTCAACCTAGAGGAGGAACAGTAGGGGAGTCTGAACCTGAACCGTCTCCTGCTCAAGTAAACAGCGGCAAGCTGCCACCATGGATGCTACGTAGTGTCAGTAACAGATGA
- the LOC120658542 gene encoding uncharacterized protein LOC120658542, whose amino-acid sequence MCICVTKHSAFSATLPAAPFHLLFHESSLEMRRNSASRMAIAGTAARKLLHGGATVRGAADVGGISFGLWELVTGFFANILDYLFAALAGVAHLLVLPLELLWQWLVTAAAAAAGAISSGLDGLWQHLTGFFAGIFAALASAPHLLVLPLELLWQWLVTAAAAAAAASAISSGLDDMWQHVTGFFAGIFAALASAPHLLVLPLEKLWQWLVTTAADAAGAINGGLDSLWQHVTGFLAAQAGAAHQFVLPLETLCKWLATSTAGATGAISSGLDGLWQLVTGFLPGILAHLPAALAGAVDELAQRLESLWQWLLTNAADAAGAISFRLDGLWQDVAGVFPKIYAYIFTALAGAAHEVPQKLDELWRWLKAAAAAALPFVLAAALVLLLVALVWFCWPILCAVGRGVCVALVHAICHLVYGLYYIVVAVGRALCRLLPRCAQCLHFCATMKAPGAGGMPISRAAFVASPALYFVILHAAGPVVASAVFCTVIVARLVAAPVAQFFRVSGVA is encoded by the coding sequence ATGTGCATATGTGTCACCAAACACTCAGCATTCTCAGCAACGTTACCGGCAGCCCCATTCCACTTGCTTTTTCACGAATCATCACTTGAGATGAGAAGAAACTCTGCATCTCGCATGGCCATCGCTGGGACGGCAGCAAGGAAGCTTCTGCATGGCGGCGCCACCGTGCGAGGCGCCGCCGACGTGGGCGGCATCAGCTTCGGCCTGTGGGAGCTGGTCACGGGCTTCTTCGCCAACATCCTCGACTACCTCTTCGCCGCTCTCGCGGGCGTCGCCCACCTCCTCGTCCTGCCGCTGGAGTTGCTCTGGCAGTGGCTTgttaccgccgccgccgccgccgcgggcgccatcAGCTCAGGCCTCGACGGCCTGTGGCAGCACCTCACGGGCTTCTTCGCTGGGATCTTCGCAGCCCTGGCGAGCGCGCCCCACCTGCTCGTCCTGCCGCTGGAGTTGCTCTGGCAGTGGCTTgttaccgccgccgccgccgccgccgccgcgagcgccaTCAGCTCAGGTCTCGACGACATGTGGCAGCATGTCACGGGCTTCTTCGCTGGGATCTTCGCCGCCCTGGCGAGCGCGCCCCACCTGCTCGTCCTTCCGCTAGAGAAGCTCTGGCAGTGGCTTgtcaccaccgccgccgacgccgcgggcGCCATCAACGGAGGCCTCGACAGCCTGTGGCAGCACGTCACGGGCTTCTTAGCCGCCCAGGCGGGCGCGGCCCACCAGTTCGTCCTGCCGCTAGAGACGCTCTGCAAGTGGCttgccacctccaccgccggcgccaccggcgcCATAAGCTCCGGCCTCGACGGTCTGTGGCAGCTCGTCACGGGATTCCTCCCCGGAATCCTGGCCCACCTCCCCGCCGCTCTCGCGGGCGCGGTCGACGAGCTCGCCCAGCGGCTCGAATCGCTCTGGCAGTGGCTCCTTACcaacgccgccgacgccgctggCGCCATCAGCTTCCGCCTCGATGGCCTGTGGCAGGACGTCGCGGGCGTCTTCCCCAAAATCTACGCCTACATCTtcaccgctctggccggcgcGGCCCACGAGGTCCCGCAGAAACTAGACGAGCTCTGGCGGTGgctcaaggccgccgccgccgccgcgctcccgttcgtgctcgccgccgccttggtCCTCCTCCTCGTGGCGCTCGTCTGGTTCTGCTGGCCGATCCTGTGCGCCGTCGGCAGGGGGGTCTGCGTGGCGCTCGTGCACGCCATCTGCCACCTCGTGTACGGCCTGTACTACATCGTCGTGGCCGTCGGCAGGGCTCTCTGCAGGCTCCTACCTCGCTGCGCACAGTGCCTCCATTTCTGCGCCACCATGAAGGccccgggcgccggcggcatgCCGATATCGCGCGCCGCGTTCGTGGCGAGCCCGGCGCTGtacttcgtaatcctccacgccGCTGGGCCCGTCGTGGCCTCCGCCGTTTTCTGCACGGTAATCGTCGCCAGGCTCGTTGCTGCGCCCGTCGCACAATTTTTCCGCGTCTCCGGCGTGGCCTAA
- the LOC120658635 gene encoding uncharacterized protein LOC120658635 codes for MAFPVTPARKLLLPGRSAVARMRAAAGFDLIGAGDFFSGLWQLIKAKVAELVAYLATLFSALARKVDELLPPETRSEALRQWLHFAVTVALPAALGALALLCVARCCWRARGGRRLMVAPGRGGARMPRGVFESNPRIYFRDLRAGKPLVY; via the coding sequence ATGGCTTTCCCAGTGACTCCGGCGAGGAAGCTGCTCCTGCCAGGAAGGTCCGCCGTGGCGCGcatgcgcgccgccgctggcttcGACCTCATCGGTGCCGGCGACTTCTTCTCGGGCCTGTGGCAGCTCATCAAGGCGAAGGTCGCCGAGCTCGTGGCCTACCTCGCCACCCTCTTCTCGGCGCTCGCCAGGAAGGTCGACGAGCTCCTCCCGCCGGAGACCCGCTCGGAGGCGCTCCGGCAGTGGCTGCACTTCGCCGTCACCGTGGCGCTCCCGGCCGCGCTGGGCGCCCTCGCGCTCCTCTGCGTCGCCCGATGCTGCTGGCGCGCACGCGGAGGCCGCCGGCTGATGGTGgcgcccggccgcggcggcgcgcgcatgCCGCGCGGCGTGTTCGAAAGCAACCCGCGGATCTACTTCCGCGACCTCCGCGCCGGGAAGCCCCTCGTGTATTAG
- the LOC120658645 gene encoding protein EGG APPARATUS-1-like → MVTPAIMTAPGVAAVGALCAYFLWPAAPAAVAMMKAPGTGGALISRAAFLANPKLYFHMLRHAGVKAVLAAFGA, encoded by the coding sequence ATGGTCACCCCCGCGATCATGACGGCGCCCGGCGTCGCGGCCGTGGGCGCCCTGTGCGCCTACTTCCtttggccggcggcgccggcggccgtggcgatGATGAAGGCCCCGGGCACCGGCGGGGCGCTCATCTCGCGGGCGGCGTTCCTGGCGAACCCGAAGCTCTACTTCCACATGCTCCGGCACGCCGGGGTCAAGGCGGTGCTCGCCGCCTTCGGTGCGTGA
- the LOC120658577 gene encoding cytosolic sulfotransferase 5-like, whose translation MASDAANAAIPSGPVPFKDVDDGTVPEHTPKEEFGDLVAALPRRQQSILELRLYQGFWLPEHWVPGTIVFQRRFAPRPDDVVLASYPKCGTTWLKALAFAAAARGAHPPAGAGHPLRRLNPHDCVPFVDEIFASGEEAKLDALPSPRLMNTHLPYTLLPAPVTGGGCRVVYVCRDPKDMVVSLWHFLRRAKPDLSFDETFESVCDGTVAAGPVWDHVLSYWRARVARPDRVLFIKYEDLLRDAGANVRRLAEFMGRPFTAAEEAAGDVEAVVDLCSFDKMKGLEVNKAASGTAGRYRAMPRDAFFRKGVAGDWANHMTPEMAARLDGIVREKLQGTKLDFA comes from the coding sequence ATGGCCTCCGACGCTGCCAACGCCGCGATTCCTTCGGGTCCCGTCCCGTTCAAGGACGTCGACGACGGCACGGTCCCAGAGCACACACCCAAGGAGGAGTTCGGCGACCTCGTGGCGgcgctgccgcggcggcagcagtCCATCCTTGAGCTGCGCCTGTACCAGGGCTTCTGGCTGCCGGAGCATTGGGTGCCGGGCACCATCGTGTTCCAGCGCCGCTTCGCGCCGCGCCCCGACGACGTGGTCCTCGCCAGCTACCCCAAGTGCGGCACCACGTGGCTCAAGGCGCTggccttcgccgccgcggcgcgcggcgcgcacccgcccgccggcgccgggcaccCGCTCCGCCGGCTCAACCCGCACGACTGCGTCCCGTTCGTCGACGAGATCTTCGCGTCCGGGGAGGAGGCCAAGCTGGACGCGCTCCCGTCGCCGCGGCTCATGAACACGCACCTGCCCTACACGCTGCTGCCGGCCCcggtcaccggcggcgggtGCCGGGTCGTGTACGTGTGCAGGGACCCCAAGGACATGGTGGTCTCGCTGTGGCACTTCCTCCGGCGCGCCAAGCCGGACCTCTCGTTCGACGAGACGTTCGAGTCCGTCTGCGACGGCACGGTGGCGGCCGGCCCGGTCTGGGACCACGTCCTCTCCTACTGGCGCGCGAGGGTGGCGCGCCCGGACCGGGTGCTCTTCATCAAGTACGAGGACCTGCTGCGGGACGCCGGCGCGAACGTGCGGCGGCTGGCCGAGTTCATGGGCCGTCCGTtcaccgccgccgaggaggccgccggcgacgtcgaGGCCGTCGTGGACCTCTGCAGCTTCGACAAGATGAAGGGGCTGGAGGTGAACAAGGCTGCCAGCGGCACCGCGGGGAGGTACCGCGCCATGCCGCGCGACGCCTTCTTCCGGAAGGGGGTCGCCGGGGACTGGGCGAACCACATGACGCCGGAgatggcggcgcggctggaCGGGATCGTCCGCGAGAAGCTGCAAGGAACAAAGCTGGACTTCGCGTGA